In a single window of the Planctomycetia bacterium genome:
- a CDS encoding glycosyltransferase yields the protein MRNFLLISYHFPPHGGSGVQRALKLAKYLPDSDWHAHVVCAAHQHYPVSDASLRDEIGPEASVYPTLGWDAGSLAARFGRQLGLVWKNREATHAWENRLYWRLERWQGRLPLPEQELSWIPSAIARAREVARRFPIDAVVTTSPPNVSHYIGRHLKRRLGMPWIADLRDPIVDNFAGDPDAGLEQRFRRSIERMILHGADRVVVTCPELGDRLHERYADLPDTRIRMIPNGYDSADIQLVADEPADRDRFTMTYVGAFYRQQTIAPILDGLRLLRSERPDAAEKLRFRIVGTMSAPQRALLNDDDAAFIKVVGYKPHAEAISEMSSADALVLTTPANEGGRYCIPAKTFEYFAFGRHIVAGVHRGTAVEDWLRRAGDCTIVAEPTAHAWKTAIERAFDAWSNGTSEKPRDKAFVESFRRDRLAAQFAELLDGCVDGRPRLKISHPSDAEEAAA from the coding sequence ATGCGAAACTTTCTACTCATCTCCTATCATTTCCCACCGCATGGCGGCAGCGGCGTACAGCGAGCCCTCAAGCTCGCCAAGTATCTGCCCGACAGCGACTGGCACGCCCACGTCGTCTGCGCAGCCCATCAGCACTATCCCGTGTCCGACGCCTCTCTTCGTGATGAGATCGGACCGGAAGCGTCCGTCTATCCGACCCTCGGTTGGGATGCCGGCTCGCTCGCGGCGCGCTTCGGCAGGCAGCTTGGACTCGTCTGGAAAAACCGCGAGGCAACTCATGCTTGGGAGAATCGCCTCTACTGGCGACTCGAACGATGGCAGGGAAGACTCCCGCTGCCCGAGCAGGAACTATCCTGGATTCCCTCGGCAATCGCCCGCGCTCGCGAAGTCGCACGACGATTTCCAATTGATGCCGTGGTCACGACCTCTCCGCCGAATGTGTCGCACTACATCGGTCGTCACCTCAAACGCCGCCTGGGCATGCCGTGGATCGCCGATCTGCGCGACCCGATCGTCGACAACTTCGCCGGCGATCCTGACGCCGGGCTCGAACAGCGTTTTCGACGCTCCATCGAGCGGATGATCCTGCACGGCGCCGATCGCGTCGTCGTGACCTGCCCGGAACTGGGGGACCGGCTCCACGAGCGTTACGCCGATCTGCCGGATACGAGAATCAGAATGATCCCCAACGGCTACGACTCCGCCGACATTCAGCTTGTCGCAGACGAGCCCGCCGATCGCGATCGATTCACCATGACCTACGTCGGCGCCTTCTATCGCCAGCAGACCATCGCTCCGATCCTCGACGGCCTTCGCCTTCTGCGGAGTGAAAGACCCGATGCAGCCGAGAAGCTGCGATTCAGGATCGTCGGCACCATGTCTGCGCCGCAGCGGGCACTCCTGAACGATGACGACGCCGCATTCATCAAGGTCGTCGGGTACAAACCGCACGCCGAAGCCATCAGCGAGATGTCCTCAGCCGATGCCCTCGTGCTCACCACGCCGGCCAACGAGGGCGGGCGCTACTGCATCCCGGCGAAAACTTTCGAGTACTTCGCCTTCGGTCGGCACATCGTCGCCGGCGTCCATCGCGGCACTGCGGTCGAAGATTGGCTTCGCCGCGCCGGTGATTGCACCATCGTCGCCGAGCCGACCGCCCATGCATGGAAGACGGCCATCGAAAGGGCGTTCGACGCATGGTCGAATGGGACCAGCGAAAAACCGCGCGACAAGGCATTCGTCGAGTCGTTTCGCCGCGACCGGCTGGCCGCCCAGTTTGCCGAACTGCTCGACGGCTGCGTCGACGGCCGCCCCCGGCTCAAGATCAGCCATCCAAGCGACGCGGAAGAGGCGGCGGCATGA